The Achromobacter deleyi genome has a window encoding:
- a CDS encoding UvrD-helicase domain-containing protein, with protein MAEQERLPQDHAARADALDPTRSFLVQAPAGSGKTELLTDRILALLATVNRPEEIVAITFTRKAASEMHARVLSKLRRGLDAPPEALHERRSWELARAALARNAEQGWHLLDHPARLAIRTIDSFCAGLVRSMPWLSELGGMPDITDDARSHYEAAARATLDLADDYEAVRILLKHLDVDVQAAKDAIADMLGQRDQWLPLLRHGSDREAMEATLAEAIGEDLDALSAAMPYGWAEALCGPARLAAAHLQDADEDNKLLALLDWTEELPPDAELLDAWRAVAHLLLTGTGSLRKTVNKNLGFPAKCAHKEPFVAWLEGADGQAAWVRRLHSVRDIPAPHFTDAQWEVLGAQLMTLALAVAQLRLRFADKGEVDFIEIAQRAAAALGSADDPGELLLKLDASIRHLLIDEFQDTSQTQLDLLRTLTSGWQAGDGRSLFLVGDPMQSIYRFRKAEVGLFLEVADRGVGELEPDFLNLTDNFRSQAGIVDWVNRSFVELLPKRSDAGAGAIAYSPSTAFHEALPDPAVRFHPAWSREGAAPPEEQAEDIAVGLVRQALIDHKGARHPVAVLVRARSHLGNLTRRLAQEGIRCRAVDLVPLALRPVVADLVQLVRALSHPGDRLAWLSVLRAPYCGLTLVSLQRLFGDDHVTPVPVLLERALRIVPQIATVTAEAPPQGALFDAAPAEPESPGAQALLGADEFARLRQVAAVLLDKRNASGAMPFAAWVESLWRRLGGPGLYAGLSVANDAESLFQLVERLAPHGSIDVAALDAGISRLFAAPDAADEEEGAVEIMTMHKSKGLQFETVILYGLHRAPRGDQAPLVRFEQSAGRVLFGPVKPRAETEADPVSRYLGAREARRASYEIDRLLYVAATRARKRLHLVGHVSVDEASGQAKTPPSASLLGRLWPCLSTPVPPSLNGETIPETADAPEWQGEPLRRVDSTGLAHLSRLADVTVSPGFATATRGAWGDSGEHPAWQLEAGYDAAIGTLAHAWLARIGQDGVQAWPADTLAQRLPAMRRQLTRAGIPASQADAASEAVLETLQATLADERGLWLLSQSGARREWPLIDAAGKVSVIDLALSTEDGWLIVDYKTGRPHPGESPPAFATRMRQRHGEQLLRYCTQVTALDGRVARAALYFPRAKAWIDLAG; from the coding sequence ATGGCTGAACAAGAACGCCTGCCGCAGGACCACGCAGCCCGCGCCGACGCGCTGGACCCGACCCGATCATTCTTGGTCCAGGCCCCTGCGGGCTCGGGCAAGACCGAGTTGCTGACGGACCGCATCCTGGCCCTGCTGGCCACGGTGAACCGTCCGGAAGAGATCGTCGCCATCACCTTCACGCGCAAGGCTGCATCCGAGATGCACGCGCGCGTGCTGAGCAAGCTGCGGCGCGGGCTGGACGCGCCGCCCGAGGCCCTGCATGAACGCCGCAGCTGGGAGCTGGCCCGTGCGGCGCTGGCGCGCAATGCGGAGCAGGGCTGGCATCTGCTGGACCACCCCGCGCGCCTGGCCATCCGTACCATCGACTCCTTCTGCGCGGGGCTGGTGCGCAGCATGCCCTGGCTGTCGGAGCTGGGCGGCATGCCCGACATCACGGACGATGCCCGCTCGCACTACGAGGCCGCGGCCCGCGCCACGCTGGACCTGGCCGACGATTACGAGGCCGTGCGCATCCTGCTCAAGCACCTGGACGTGGACGTGCAGGCGGCCAAGGACGCCATCGCCGACATGCTGGGGCAGCGCGACCAATGGCTGCCGCTGTTGCGCCATGGTTCCGATCGCGAGGCCATGGAGGCCACGCTGGCCGAAGCCATCGGCGAAGACCTGGACGCGCTGAGCGCCGCCATGCCTTACGGCTGGGCCGAAGCGCTTTGCGGTCCGGCGCGCCTGGCCGCCGCCCATCTGCAGGACGCCGATGAGGACAACAAGCTTCTGGCGCTGCTGGACTGGACGGAAGAACTGCCGCCCGATGCCGAGCTGCTGGATGCATGGCGTGCCGTGGCGCATCTGCTGCTGACCGGCACGGGCTCATTGCGCAAGACGGTCAACAAGAATCTGGGGTTCCCGGCCAAGTGCGCGCACAAGGAACCGTTCGTGGCCTGGCTGGAAGGCGCGGACGGGCAGGCGGCCTGGGTGCGCCGGCTGCACTCGGTGCGCGATATTCCCGCGCCGCATTTCACGGACGCGCAATGGGAAGTGCTGGGCGCCCAGCTGATGACCCTGGCGCTGGCCGTGGCGCAACTGCGCCTGCGCTTTGCCGACAAGGGCGAGGTGGATTTCATCGAGATCGCGCAACGCGCCGCGGCCGCGCTGGGCAGCGCCGATGATCCGGGCGAACTGCTGCTCAAGCTGGATGCTTCCATCCGCCACCTGCTCATCGACGAATTCCAGGACACCAGCCAGACGCAGCTGGACCTGCTGCGCACGCTGACTTCCGGCTGGCAGGCCGGCGACGGCCGCAGCCTGTTCCTGGTGGGCGATCCGATGCAGTCGATCTACCGCTTCCGCAAGGCGGAAGTCGGCCTGTTCCTGGAAGTGGCGGACAGAGGCGTGGGCGAACTGGAGCCGGATTTCCTGAACCTGACGGACAATTTCCGTTCCCAGGCCGGCATCGTGGATTGGGTGAACCGTTCGTTCGTCGAATTGCTGCCCAAGCGCAGCGATGCCGGAGCGGGCGCGATCGCCTACAGCCCGTCCACCGCATTCCACGAGGCTTTGCCGGACCCGGCGGTGCGCTTTCATCCGGCCTGGTCGCGCGAAGGCGCGGCCCCGCCCGAAGAGCAGGCCGAGGACATCGCCGTGGGACTGGTGCGCCAGGCGCTGATCGATCACAAGGGCGCCAGGCACCCCGTGGCGGTGCTGGTGCGCGCGCGCAGCCATCTGGGCAATCTGACCCGGCGGCTCGCGCAGGAGGGCATCCGTTGCCGTGCGGTGGATCTGGTGCCGCTGGCCTTGCGGCCGGTGGTCGCGGACCTGGTGCAATTGGTGCGGGCGCTGTCGCATCCGGGCGACCGGCTGGCCTGGCTGTCGGTGCTGCGCGCGCCGTATTGCGGCCTGACGCTGGTGTCCTTGCAGCGCCTGTTTGGCGACGATCACGTCACGCCGGTGCCGGTCTTGCTGGAACGCGCGCTGCGCATCGTGCCGCAGATTGCGACCGTGACGGCGGAGGCGCCGCCGCAGGGGGCGCTGTTCGACGCCGCGCCCGCGGAACCCGAATCGCCTGGCGCGCAGGCTTTGCTGGGCGCCGACGAGTTCGCGCGCTTGCGCCAGGTGGCGGCCGTCCTGCTCGACAAGCGAAACGCATCGGGCGCGATGCCGTTCGCGGCGTGGGTGGAGTCGCTGTGGCGCCGCCTGGGCGGCCCGGGCCTGTATGCGGGCCTGTCCGTCGCCAATGACGCGGAAAGCCTGTTCCAGCTGGTCGAACGCCTGGCGCCGCACGGAAGCATCGATGTCGCCGCGCTGGATGCGGGGATCTCGCGCCTGTTCGCCGCACCGGACGCGGCGGACGAAGAGGAAGGCGCGGTCGAGATCATGACCATGCACAAGTCCAAGGGCCTGCAGTTCGAAACGGTGATCCTGTACGGCCTGCACCGCGCGCCCCGCGGAGATCAGGCGCCGCTGGTGCGCTTCGAGCAGAGCGCGGGGCGCGTGCTGTTCGGCCCCGTCAAGCCGCGGGCGGAAACCGAGGCCGATCCCGTGTCGCGTTATCTCGGCGCGCGCGAGGCGCGGCGCGCGTCGTATGAAATCGACCGGTTGCTGTATGTGGCCGCGACGCGGGCCCGCAAGCGCCTGCACCTGGTGGGCCATGTGTCGGTGGACGAGGCCAGCGGCCAAGCCAAGACGCCGCCCTCCGCCAGCCTGCTGGGACGCCTCTGGCCTTGCCTGTCCACGCCGGTGCCACCATCGCTGAATGGCGAAACCATCCCCGAAACCGCCGATGCGCCAGAGTGGCAGGGCGAGCCCTTGCGCCGCGTGGACAGCACGGGCCTCGCGCACTTGTCGCGCTTGGCCGACGTGACCGTGAGCCCCGGCTTTGCCACCGCGACGCGGGGCGCCTGGGGCGACAGCGGCGAGCATCCCGCCTGGCAGCTCGAAGCCGGCTACGACGCCGCCATCGGCACGCTGGCGCATGCATGGCTGGCCCGCATCGGGCAGGACGGCGTGCAAGCCTGGCCGGCGGACACGCTGGCGCAGCGCCTGCCCGCCATGCGCAGGCAGCTGACGCGCGCGGGCATCCCGGCAAGCCAGGCGGACGCCGCGTCGGAAGCGGTGCTTGAAACCCTGCAGGCCACCCTCGCGGACGAACGCGGCCTGTGGCTGCTGTCGCAATCCGGCGCGCGCCGCGAGTGGCCTCTCATCGACGCCGCGGGCAAGGTGTCCGTGATCGACCTGGCGCTCAGCACCGAAGACGGCTGGCTCATCGTCGACTACAAGACAGGCCGCCCGCACCCCGGCGAATCTCCTCCGGCGTTCGCAACCCGCATGCGCCAGCGTCACGGCGAACAGCTGCTGCGCTACTGCACGCAGGTGACCGCGCTTGACGGCCGCGTTGCGCGCGCCGCGCTGTACTTTCCGCGCGCGAAGGCCTGGATCGATCTGGCGGGTTGA
- a CDS encoding sigma-70 family RNA polymerase sigma factor, translating into MPSRSAQPFAWLAHYRELIRACMRRGHERHDVEDAVQDAVVGMLEQGTGGVDDPGAYLRRSTRNGLIDGHRRRALRQASPLDDLEEGEHPPAPGPEAAARERQLSEALLAALDDLPLKCQQVYIWHRLEGWSHPEIAAHMGLSRSMVEKYMTRALRHLSERLQDYAPN; encoded by the coding sequence ATGCCCTCCCGCTCCGCGCAGCCTTTCGCCTGGCTTGCGCATTACCGTGAACTTATCCGCGCTTGCATGCGTCGTGGCCACGAGCGCCACGACGTGGAGGACGCCGTGCAGGATGCGGTGGTCGGCATGCTGGAGCAAGGTACCGGCGGGGTGGACGATCCCGGCGCCTACCTGCGCCGCAGCACGCGGAACGGCCTGATTGATGGCCACCGACGCCGCGCGCTGCGGCAGGCCTCGCCGCTCGATGATCTGGAAGAGGGCGAGCATCCGCCTGCGCCCGGCCCGGAGGCCGCGGCGCGCGAAAGGCAGTTGTCCGAGGCCCTGCTTGCCGCGTTGGACGATTTGCCGTTGAAATGCCAGCAGGTGTATATCTGGCACCGGCTGGAGGGCTGGAGTCATCCCGAGATCGCGGCCCACATGGGCCTGTCGCGCAGCATGGTGGAAAAATACATGACGCGCGCCCTGCGCCATCTGAGTGAACGTTTGCAAGACTATGCGCCCAATTGA
- a CDS encoding FecR family protein: MRPIDSRSSVPAPAVRDAAAQWFARVHSGEAGAEDLQACKAWRGASPEHDTAYRQVEFAWQATSLAPEPALRSILNRREPAARPVHAVRRRLAFGLAASAALAVAAVAALDTGWWEGAPPYQAQFETARGEQRLETLPDGSVIELNTGTRLDVRLYAGRREVVLRSGEAIFMVAPDADRPFVIDAGLGEVRVTGTRFDVRRDAEALTVAVESGSVRVTTGPWWWRERADLQAGAGVRVDASRRLGAPAPADVAGMTAWRRGRIVFNGIPLAQAVAEMNRYLRHPLVLEDDSLAGLRIAATLSVTDPDAILQALPSIAPLRIVERADGAHVIVRR; this comes from the coding sequence ATGCGCCCAATTGACTCCCGGTCCTCCGTTCCCGCCCCCGCGGTGCGCGACGCGGCCGCGCAGTGGTTCGCGCGCGTGCATTCCGGCGAGGCAGGCGCCGAGGACCTGCAAGCCTGCAAGGCGTGGCGCGGCGCCAGTCCTGAGCACGACACCGCCTACCGCCAGGTGGAGTTTGCCTGGCAGGCCACATCGCTGGCGCCGGAGCCGGCGTTGCGGTCGATCCTGAATCGTCGCGAGCCTGCTGCGCGTCCCGTTCACGCGGTTCGCCGGCGGCTCGCATTCGGGCTGGCCGCCTCCGCGGCGTTGGCGGTGGCAGCCGTCGCTGCTCTGGACACCGGCTGGTGGGAAGGAGCGCCCCCGTATCAGGCGCAATTCGAGACGGCGCGCGGCGAGCAGCGCCTGGAAACCTTGCCCGACGGTTCGGTGATCGAGTTGAACACCGGTACGCGCCTGGACGTGCGTCTGTACGCAGGCCGCCGCGAGGTGGTCTTGCGCTCCGGTGAAGCAATCTTCATGGTGGCGCCCGACGCCGACCGGCCGTTCGTGATCGACGCGGGCCTGGGCGAAGTCCGTGTGACCGGCACGCGCTTTGACGTGCGGCGCGATGCGGAAGCGCTGACCGTGGCGGTCGAGTCGGGTTCGGTGCGCGTTACAACCGGTCCCTGGTGGTGGCGCGAACGCGCCGACCTGCAGGCGGGCGCCGGGGTGCGCGTAGACGCGTCGCGCAGGCTGGGTGCGCCTGCGCCGGCGGATGTGGCGGGCATGACGGCATGGCGACGGGGGCGCATCGTATTCAACGGAATTCCGCTGGCGCAGGCGGTGGCCGAGATGAACCGCTATCTGCGCCATCCGCTGGTGCTTGAGGACGATTCCCTGGCGGGCCTGCGCATCGCGGCCACGCTCAGCGTGACCGATCCCGATGCCATTCTGCAAGCGCTTCCCTCCATTGCTCCGCTGCGCATCGTCGAGCGCGCCGACGGCGCGCACGTCATTGTGCGCCGCTGA
- a CDS encoding TonB-dependent siderophore receptor has product MPATVRAQDTAIHLNLPEQPLGRALLQFGEQASLQVFFMQDAVAGLTAPALSGLLTPAEALGRLLQGTGLEYARNGANVTVSRRDGAAMMDAVQVTGDGIASEGRDTYTANYASLARGVSIRETPQSISVMTRQRIDDQALISVGDVLGQTTGMTVVAADNGEVSKVYARGFAVESMMIDGVALDGYQQKYFNPNLAMYDRVEVIRGADGLFSGTGEPGGAINLVRKRPLAYSQVNLTTSAGSWDNYRAEVDATGPLAANGKLRGRGVVAYQDRDYFYGNADASSQFVYGILEADVAERTKVAIGGSYEKRKTTPWQSGLPRSPDGADLGLPRRTVLNASWNNLESDHKEIFAQIEQGLGRDWKLKLDAQYINRKSYEESADGYGAVDPATGMGNRMDVWAFDFDNEVKALDLSLSGNFDLLGQTHQLLIGGDWRQVRHSNAYYAADYETDPPEVPIREFSPGIVPRPSRFWKSNDWPDFGAKQYGVYGRIKLSLSDRVKIFGGGRLSTYDYISPFKRYNSSGDVTTSSVTTYRESGIFTPYGGMTVDLNEQWTAYGSVTMIHKSQANRLSGPIPGSPLDAITGKNYEIGLKGEHGGGRLNSAFALYRIERKGEAVRDPSYPSTNVGNEGLNCCWLRQGNVLSEGFDAEITGELMPGWQLAAGYTYNRNQNQNTSSVYNSVTPRHLFKLWTTYRLPDTLSAWTVGGGVTVQSAHYVSGTARSYNASSGKYDGASVPFNFTQAGYAVASASVQYAFTPNWKATLNINNLFDRTYYKTMGTSGSGNWYGDPRNFYLTLRGTF; this is encoded by the coding sequence ATGCCTGCGACAGTCCGGGCGCAGGACACCGCCATTCATCTGAACCTGCCGGAGCAGCCCCTGGGCCGGGCGCTGCTGCAATTTGGCGAGCAGGCCTCGCTGCAGGTTTTCTTCATGCAGGATGCCGTGGCGGGCTTGACCGCCCCGGCGTTGTCCGGCCTGTTGACGCCGGCCGAAGCCCTGGGTCGGCTGCTGCAAGGCACTGGCCTGGAATATGCGCGCAACGGCGCCAATGTGACGGTATCGCGACGCGACGGCGCGGCGATGATGGACGCCGTGCAGGTGACGGGAGACGGTATCGCCAGCGAGGGGCGCGACACGTACACCGCCAACTACGCCTCCCTTGCGCGGGGCGTGTCGATCCGCGAAACGCCGCAGTCGATTTCGGTCATGACGCGCCAGCGTATTGATGACCAGGCGCTGATCAGCGTGGGCGATGTGCTGGGCCAGACCACCGGCATGACCGTGGTGGCGGCGGACAACGGCGAAGTCAGCAAGGTCTATGCGCGCGGTTTCGCTGTCGAAAGCATGATGATCGACGGCGTGGCGCTTGACGGCTATCAGCAGAAGTACTTCAACCCTAATCTGGCGATGTACGACCGGGTGGAAGTGATACGGGGCGCCGATGGCCTGTTCTCAGGCACGGGCGAGCCGGGTGGCGCCATCAACCTCGTGCGCAAGCGTCCGCTGGCCTATAGCCAGGTCAACCTGACCACCTCCGCCGGCAGTTGGGACAACTACCGCGCCGAGGTGGACGCAACGGGCCCGCTGGCGGCCAACGGCAAGCTGCGCGGCCGCGGCGTCGTGGCCTATCAGGACCGTGATTACTTTTACGGCAACGCTGACGCCAGCAGTCAGTTCGTCTACGGCATCCTGGAGGCGGACGTGGCCGAACGCACCAAGGTGGCCATCGGCGGCAGCTACGAAAAGCGCAAGACCACGCCGTGGCAGAGCGGCTTGCCGCGCAGCCCGGACGGAGCGGATCTGGGATTGCCGCGCCGCACGGTGCTCAACGCCAGTTGGAACAATCTGGAAAGCGATCACAAAGAAATCTTCGCGCAGATCGAGCAAGGCCTGGGTCGCGACTGGAAGCTGAAGCTGGATGCTCAGTACATCAATCGCAAGTCCTACGAGGAAAGCGCGGACGGTTATGGCGCGGTGGACCCCGCAACGGGCATGGGCAATCGCATGGACGTCTGGGCTTTCGATTTCGACAATGAAGTAAAGGCGCTGGACCTGAGCCTGAGCGGCAACTTCGATCTGCTGGGCCAGACCCACCAGTTGCTGATCGGCGGCGACTGGCGCCAGGTGCGCCACTCGAATGCCTACTACGCCGCCGATTACGAGACCGATCCGCCCGAAGTTCCAATCAGGGAATTCAGCCCCGGCATCGTGCCGCGGCCTTCGCGATTCTGGAAAAGCAATGACTGGCCTGACTTCGGCGCCAAGCAGTACGGCGTCTACGGGCGGATCAAGCTCAGCCTGAGCGACCGGGTCAAGATCTTTGGCGGAGGTCGCCTGTCGACCTACGATTACATCAGCCCTTTCAAGCGCTACAACAGCAGCGGCGACGTCACCACCAGTTCGGTCACCACCTACCGCGAATCCGGCATATTCACGCCCTATGGCGGCATGACCGTCGACCTGAACGAGCAGTGGACCGCCTACGGCAGCGTGACCATGATCCACAAATCACAGGCCAACCGCCTGAGCGGCCCGATTCCGGGTTCACCGCTGGACGCCATCACCGGTAAGAACTACGAGATCGGCCTGAAAGGCGAGCACGGCGGCGGCCGCCTGAACAGCGCTTTCGCGCTCTATCGCATCGAACGCAAGGGCGAGGCGGTGCGCGATCCCAGCTATCCCAGCACCAATGTCGGCAACGAGGGCCTGAACTGCTGCTGGCTGCGGCAAGGCAATGTGCTCAGCGAAGGCTTCGATGCGGAAATCACCGGGGAACTCATGCCGGGCTGGCAACTCGCCGCGGGCTATACATACAACCGCAACCAGAACCAGAACACCAGCAGCGTCTACAACTCCGTGACCCCGCGGCACTTGTTCAAGCTGTGGACCACATACCGGCTGCCCGACACCCTGTCCGCCTGGACCGTCGGAGGCGGCGTGACGGTACAGAGCGCCCACTACGTGAGCGGAACCGCCCGCAGCTACAACGCATCCTCGGGCAAGTACGACGGTGCCAGCGTTCCCTTCAACTTCACCCAGGCAGGCTACGCCGTCGCCAGCGCCAGCGTCCAGTACGCCTTCACCCCCAATTGGAAAGCAACCCTGAACATCAACAACCTCTTCGACCGCACCTACTACAAGACGATGGGCACCAGCGGCAGCGGCAACTGGTACGGCGATCCCAGAAACTTCTACCTGACCCTGCGCGGCACATTCTGA
- a CDS encoding DNA polymerase III subunit gamma/tau produces the protein MTYLVLARKWRPRSFDTLVGQDHVVRALTHALDTQRLHHAWLFTGTRGVGKTTLSRILAKSLNCDTGITSKPCGVCRACTEIDSGRFVDYLELDAASNRGVEEMTQLLEQAVYAPGAGRFKVYMIDEVHMLTGHAFNAMLKTLEEPPPHVKFILATTDPQKIPVTVLSRCLQFNLKQMPADSIVGHLQAVLGQEEVGFEVPALRLIGQAASGSMRDALSLTDQAIAYSAGNLTEDAVRGMLGTIDQRHLVRLLDALSTGDAKGVLAVADELAIRGLSYAGALADLAVLLSRVAIEQRVTGVTPAEDPLAGDIARLAQVLHPDAVQLFYSVAVHSRSELTLAPDEYAGFIMACLRMLALNGDAGPQTALEAPAAPARQTAEPAMAAAAPAAATPVAPASVAEPAPVPAPIAPAPVATPAPAAAPAPVPMPAEAPAPSVAEAAPQTAGQPAAPAEPVLAPVAAVSAAPAEPEPVVAAPVPQAADGGSVPPWEDLPADAAATPVQPASGKAAGSAALAVTPAVAAVVAAAPAAEDADGPPSWVDEEIPFEAEGGFAPESGFTSDPDDDDFETLATAPSTAPQPAAASAPARREGPAPARKRQSRARMADMTSALWPELAGRLPVTGLAAELARQSEWAGVQGDAIILRVAVKTLAESESRVRLQTVLCEHFGQGIRLDVEVGVTGDATAHAVAQAERAARQLAAEDAVAVDPFVQALVADFGGQVVPGSIRHVDSPAAA, from the coding sequence ATGACTTATCTGGTATTGGCCCGCAAGTGGCGGCCGCGATCGTTCGATACCCTCGTGGGGCAGGATCACGTGGTGCGCGCGCTTACGCATGCGCTCGACACGCAACGCCTGCACCACGCCTGGCTGTTCACCGGAACCCGGGGCGTCGGCAAGACCACGCTCTCGCGCATTCTGGCCAAATCGCTCAATTGCGACACAGGCATCACCTCCAAGCCTTGCGGCGTCTGTCGCGCCTGCACCGAGATCGATTCGGGGCGCTTCGTCGACTATCTTGAGCTGGACGCGGCCTCGAACCGCGGCGTCGAGGAAATGACGCAGCTCCTGGAGCAGGCGGTCTACGCGCCGGGCGCGGGACGCTTCAAGGTCTACATGATCGACGAAGTCCACATGCTGACCGGGCACGCGTTCAACGCCATGCTCAAGACGCTGGAAGAGCCTCCGCCGCACGTCAAGTTCATTCTGGCCACCACCGATCCCCAGAAGATTCCGGTGACGGTTTTGTCGCGCTGCCTGCAGTTCAACCTGAAGCAGATGCCCGCCGACTCCATCGTCGGCCATTTGCAGGCCGTGCTGGGACAGGAAGAAGTGGGTTTCGAGGTGCCAGCCCTGCGCCTGATCGGGCAGGCGGCGTCCGGCTCCATGCGCGATGCCCTGTCGCTGACCGACCAGGCCATCGCCTACAGCGCCGGCAACCTGACCGAGGACGCCGTGCGCGGCATGCTCGGCACCATCGACCAACGCCATCTTGTCCGCCTGCTGGACGCGCTTTCCACCGGCGACGCCAAGGGCGTGCTGGCGGTGGCCGATGAACTCGCCATTCGCGGCCTGTCGTACGCCGGCGCGCTGGCCGACCTGGCCGTGCTGCTGTCGCGCGTGGCGATCGAGCAGCGCGTGACCGGCGTGACGCCGGCCGAAGACCCGCTGGCGGGCGATATCGCCCGTCTGGCGCAGGTCCTGCATCCTGATGCGGTGCAGCTGTTTTATTCGGTGGCGGTGCACAGCCGCAGCGAACTGACCCTGGCGCCCGACGAGTACGCGGGCTTCATCATGGCCTGCCTGCGGATGCTGGCGCTCAATGGCGACGCGGGTCCGCAGACCGCGCTGGAAGCGCCCGCGGCGCCCGCCCGCCAGACGGCGGAACCGGCGATGGCCGCCGCTGCGCCCGCAGCCGCGACGCCCGTTGCCCCCGCTTCCGTTGCCGAACCGGCGCCTGTTCCCGCGCCCATCGCGCCTGCGCCCGTCGCTACGCCTGCGCCTGCCGCGGCGCCCGCTCCGGTTCCCATGCCTGCGGAGGCGCCCGCGCCTTCAGTAGCCGAAGCCGCGCCGCAGACGGCCGGGCAGCCGGCCGCGCCCGCAGAGCCCGTCCTGGCGCCCGTTGCCGCCGTATCCGCCGCGCCGGCGGAGCCCGAACCCGTTGTTGCCGCCCCCGTGCCGCAAGCCGCCGACGGCGGCAGCGTGCCGCCCTGGGAAGATCTGCCGGCGGACGCCGCCGCGACGCCCGTCCAGCCGGCTTCCGGCAAGGCGGCAGGCTCGGCCGCGCTGGCGGTGACGCCCGCCGTGGCCGCCGTCGTGGCAGCAGCCCCGGCGGCCGAGGACGCGGACGGTCCCCCGTCCTGGGTCGACGAAGAGATTCCATTCGAAGCCGAAGGCGGCTTTGCGCCGGAAAGCGGCTTTACGTCCGACCCCGACGACGATGATTTCGAAACCCTGGCCACCGCGCCGTCGACCGCGCCTCAGCCGGCGGCTGCGTCCGCGCCCGCCCGGCGCGAGGGCCCGGCGCCCGCGCGCAAGCGCCAGTCTCGCGCCCGCATGGCCGACATGACCTCGGCCTTGTGGCCGGAGCTGGCCGGGCGCCTGCCCGTTACCGGCCTGGCCGCGGAACTGGCGCGCCAGAGCGAATGGGCCGGCGTGCAGGGCGACGCGATCATCCTGCGTGTGGCCGTCAAGACGCTGGCCGAAAGCGAAAGCCGTGTACGCCTGCAAACCGTGCTGTGCGAACATTTCGGGCAGGGCATACGGCTGGACGTGGAAGTCGGCGTCACCGGCGACGCCACGGCGCATGCCGTGGCGCAGGCTGAGCGCGCGGCGCGCCAGCTGGCCGCCGAAGACGCGGTAGCCGTCGATCCATTCGTGCAAGCGCTGGTGGCCGATTTTGGCGGCCAGGTCGTGCCCGGCTCCATTCGTCACGTTGATTCCCCCGCCGCTGCCTGA
- a CDS encoding YbaB/EbfC family nucleoid-associated protein: protein MMKGQLAGLMRQAQQMQENMKKAQDALADIQVEGASGGGLVKVTMTCRHDVKRVVIDPSLLGDDKDMLEDLVAAAFNDALRKAEATSQEKMASVTAGMPLPPGMKLPF from the coding sequence ATGATGAAAGGACAACTGGCCGGCCTGATGCGCCAGGCGCAGCAAATGCAGGAAAACATGAAGAAGGCGCAAGACGCGCTGGCCGACATCCAGGTCGAAGGCGCCTCCGGCGGCGGCCTGGTGAAGGTCACCATGACCTGCCGCCATGACGTCAAGCGCGTCGTGATCGACCCGTCGCTGCTGGGCGACGACAAGGACATGCTGGAAGACCTGGTTGCCGCCGCGTTCAATGATGCGCTGCGCAAGGCCGAAGCCACTTCCCAGGAAAAGATGGCGTCGGTGACCGCCGGCATGCCGCTGCCCCCGGGCATGAAGCTGCCGTTCTGA
- the recR gene encoding recombination mediator RecR produces MDPLLPEPEPLVSLIEALRRLPGVGVRSARRMAYHLLQHDPQGADMLGRALAGAVRDLKHCARCNSFAEEEVCGTCSNPKRDSSLLCIVETPADQNMIESSHGYRGLYYVLMGRVAPLEGIGPRELDFDRVIKRATDGVVQEVILATNFTAEGETTAHFLGEALGERGLRVTRLARGVPAGSELEYVDAGTIAWALMERKTT; encoded by the coding sequence ATGGACCCTTTACTGCCTGAACCCGAGCCGCTGGTATCGCTGATCGAGGCGCTGCGGCGGCTGCCCGGCGTGGGCGTGCGCTCGGCCAGACGCATGGCCTATCACCTGCTGCAGCATGACCCGCAAGGCGCGGACATGCTGGGGCGGGCGCTCGCGGGCGCGGTGCGGGACCTGAAGCACTGCGCGCGCTGCAACAGCTTTGCTGAAGAAGAGGTCTGCGGCACCTGCTCCAATCCCAAGCGGGATTCCTCGCTGCTGTGCATCGTGGAAACGCCGGCCGACCAGAACATGATCGAGTCCAGCCACGGCTACCGTGGCCTGTACTACGTGTTGATGGGCCGGGTGGCGCCGCTGGAAGGTATAGGTCCGCGCGAGCTGGATTTCGATCGCGTGATCAAGCGGGCGACCGACGGCGTGGTGCAGGAAGTCATCCTGGCCACCAACTTCACCGCAGAAGGCGAGACCACCGCCCATTTTCTGGGCGAAGCCCTGGGCGAGCGCGGCCTGCGGGTCACGCGCCTGGCGCGAGGCGTGCCGGCCGGCAGCGAGCTGGAATACGTCGACGCGGGCACCATCGCGTGGGCCCTGATGGAGCGCAAGACCACCTGA